DNA sequence from the Pseudophryne corroboree isolate aPseCor3 chromosome 6, aPseCor3.hap2, whole genome shotgun sequence genome:
agaaaactacacccagaaaaaagtaaaaaaaactaatgtcaacctttttccatttcgacctaatgcatgtcgaccaatagtggtcgacctaataattgTCGAcccaagtcttgtcgacctaatgacccataaccCTTTTTTATAGGTTTTTGCATTTTGTCTCGAGAGGTGATTTCTGtgagatttgttttttttttcctttattgttttattttatttcttaaaatatttcattcattattAATAGCAATATTTTTAACTCAAATTGCATTCTTCCATAATTATCTGATCAAAATAAATAGGATTATATCAGGATGGTTTAAATGCACTTACACACCCCAATGACAATGGAAGTAATCCAGTGGCTCAACACAAGAGACCAGTGACTAGATTTTGCATGCCATGTGTGGTCAAATTGTACCTTATCAGTTGACTCTAAGTttgaggatattgggggtcattccgagttgatcgctagctgctttcgttcgctgcgcagcaatcaggcaaaaaaatggcactcctgcgcatgcgtatgcggcgcaatgcacacgtgcttcgtactattacaacgaacgatgtagtttcacacaaggtcttgcaaagcttttcagtcgcactgctggccgcagagtgattgacaggaagagggcgtttctgggtgtcaactgactgttttcagggagtgttcgaaaaaacgcaggcgtgccaggaaaaacacaggcatggctgggcgaacgcagggcgtgtttgtgacgtcaaaacaggaactgaacagtctgaagtgatcgcaagcgctgagttggtctgaagctactctgaaactgcacaaaattattttgtagccgctctgtgatcctttcgttcacacttctgctaagctaaaatacactcccagtgggaggcggcatagtgtttgcacggctgctaaaaactgctagcgagcgaacaacacggaatgaccaccattaagtAAAATTTCAGGAGTATTTATAAGAACAGGGACAAGAAAGAAAGTTTGTGTGAAAATAATGAAAATATTAAGAAAACAAAGTAATAGCAAGGAAATGGGCAGTAAAAAGTGAGGAATGTGAAAGGAGGGGAGATAGTAAAAACTGACATATGATTGGTATGAAGAATTGGTGTATAAACTGATGAATATAGAAGACAGAACATATAAAGATGTGTCATTTTACTTTTTCCCATTCAGGAAATGAATGCCCTGCGCCCCTCACCCCTGAAGCCTGGAATGCGCAGGAACTCGGCTGTCACATGTTACCCAGCTGCGGAAAGTGGTCCGCAACTCTCTCTATACTACCGGCCAGACCGTGCACGGGAGGCGGAGAGCAGGGCTGGACACTGCATGGGAGGCATGTCGGAATCTGGCAGAAACTCCATGTCCAGCCTTCCAACTCATCCCAGCAAGTTGGGCACTGCATGTCAACTGGATGCTTTATTAATGCCAACAGGGCGTTTTGGAGGCAGTGCCCACAACATCACCCAGAGCTCCCGAAGCAACATGCTGAGCCTTAGAGCTATGTCCTTGTCAGATGGTGGGAATGCTAATAAAATAATAAGTGTCCCCACTAAATCAGGCCTAAGGTCTCCTCCGTCTTGTGAAGACTTGGCAAGAGCAGAGCCTGGGGAAAGCGCAGATGAAGGTCACAGAGGAGGTATATCCAGGTCCAGGCAGAGTtcgcagagaggacagagaggccaGCACATGCTACAGATTCAGGTGGCACAGGAGAGGGAATCCATGGAGAGCAAGGTACGAGGGTATGAAAAGGAGAAGAAGATTGCCATTAGCCCATCACTTGAAGAGACACAGTGGGAGGTGAGACTATACGGGGTGTTGGAACACAAGGCACTAAGGAAAGAAAGGAATAAATAGTGATGGGAGCGTTAAAAATAAAGGTATAAGTGGACAAAAGAGGCACATGCATTTTTGGGAGGACAaaatccatataaaatacattCTGGCCGAGTTTAAGCATCTATAGTTCACATTCTACAGATTTGTTCTTTATCTGAGAAATTAGAAGAATGGGTTTGAAAAGACGCATTGACCAAATATACTTTATGCATAGCACAAAATTCCATGTGCCAGAgtgcctggacagggacactgaataCTCATTATCTGGGCTTGGACCTATGTGAGGGCCCGGGAGTGCAGGGATTACATCACTGTGATGCCACAACCATGCCTCCTGATGCGCATGTGGTCGCTTCCCAGCGGTACGCACCATAGGATTATACACCAAGGTGGCCTAACCAGACCCACTCCTGTAGCCATGCTCCCCCAGTATCAAAGACCATGCAGTATGTCAGCAGCCCTGCGCTTGGATGGCCACCCCATGCACTTCAGGCTGCACACCTAAACTTTACTTATGTTTTAGGCAAATACTGTAGGTACTGTAGCGTACTTGTGTATGTAGAAACATTTATGGAATGTACAGTGAAAACTGTAAATGTTCTATGAGAGTTCGAACTCCCACCACTTTAGAGTTACCCCCATTCGATTAAATGGCTCAGTTTAATAATAGTTCTGAATTCATTTAATTATTGCAGTTAGTGGATGTTGTTATTCTTTCATGCCTATTTTCCCAGAATATTAGGGAGACTCCTTAATCTCAGGGATCTCTCCTGGATTTTGAGAGATCACAACAGATTCCTGGATCCCTCCCACCTCACTTGATGATGATATGTACATTTAAGTGCGCCATTGTTGCCTTGTCCCACTGTACAATGCCATAGATTGCGTGGGTGGGGCCATGAAGGTCATAGAAATATGATCCCACACCTCTACCTGGATACCCTCTCTAGGTTTCTCATTGGGGgtaatttatatagtgcatacatacagtatttagtcattcacatcggtccctgcccaagtggagcctACAATCTAAATTCCGTATCACATGTACACAATGGTTAATTTATATTAAAAgttaattaacctacctgtatatttttggacttTCAGGGGAattcatgcaagtatggggagaacataAAACTCCATGCAtatagggccttggtgggaatgGAACACAAGACCTCAATGTTGTTATTACTTCAAGCTGGTAAAAGTAATCGAGTCCTTAATCTGTAATCAACACCCCTAAAAATGCATCTGTTCACTTCTGCAGATTTGCAATCTTtgccatgtatacacacacacacacacacacgttgggtAAGAATTATGAGATTAGAAAGAGATGACAAGAGTGATAGTCTAGGTAGATGGAATAAGATAATAAGAGGCCTAATTTCTAAATTCTTTACCTCTTCCTGTAGGTATGCCAGAAATCAGGGGAGATTGCATCACTGCGTCAGCAGTTACGGGAGACCCAGGAGGAGTCTTCCCTTCGTGCCAGTGAAATTCTCAGTTTGAAAGCCCAACTGCGGGAGACTAAAGGCCGAGCGGAGGCCCAAGAGCAGCGGGCTAGAGAAGCAGAGGAAAGACTACGTGTAGCAGAGTCAGAAAGGGGGGACAGGGAAGACACTGTATTATCTGAGGCTGAGCTGGAGACCCTCCGCACAGAGCTTGAGGCAGAACGTCAGAACAATGAGCAGATGACAGATGTGTTCCAGAGGGAGAGGAAAACATGGCGAGACGAGAAGGAGAAGGTCATCCGTTACCAGCGCCAGCTGCAGCAAAACTACCTTCATATGTGTCAACGATGTCAGGCCCTTGAGCAAAGGCTGCGGGCTTTGAGTGGAGAAGACCTGGACGACGGACCCATCATGACTCTGCCTGATATGGAGCTCTCCTTCCAGGACATATTAGCTACTGAGATCTGACTGGGGTAGGAAATGGAGTATGTAGGGGCAAATATGAGTCAGGATGAATGTGCTGTAAGTAAGACAGAATGTATGGAGCATGGAAGCATATTGTGAGAGGGCAAATGTGAATCAAAGAAACATGAGTACTATGGCCAtgaggaagatgtatcaaaccttcaaaagtgataaagtggagaagctgtccatagcaaccattttatctctcaaaggtttgatatatctccccagaGTGAGaatatacagtatggaccacataaGTAGAGTATGAGTGAGAGGGTGAGTGCATTGTGTGTACCTTGTGTGTCTACTGTGTGATTTGTACAAAGTGGTTGTATACTGCCATGCGAGTACACACACAATATATTGTGTGTGTAAAGAGCTCTTCTTATTACACCCTATGTGGTTCTCTTTGTTCCTTGATCATTTTGTGCATATCACCACAACACCACAACTGGTCCATGTGTTGTGGAACTTGTGCCGAACACAGTCTGTATGTGGTTTGGTGCACTAGTAGGAGTAAAGATATCCTAGTGAAATTTCAGGGTAGGTTATCAACAGGGTCCAACAGAACAGTCCTCTATGGGACATTGTAGTCCTCTACGAGACATCTGGAGAAAGAAGAGTCAGAAAAGAGCCACCTATGGAGGAAAGTGGTGCTAATGGAATAATACTGTGCTGGTTTTTCACAGATTGGGCCTGATGAGCAACTTGGATCTGGTGGAAGGCGGAGCTAAGGGAACATTGCTCTTGTGATGTCAGATCATGGTGGGTGGAGTTAGCAGATAACTCTCTTTATAGTGGGTTAGACAAGCTGACAATGGACTGCGCTGGCCTCTCGCAGGCCGGATATAGCTACAGGTGGATGCACTGTGAGGGAATTCAGTGACTATTGTGATGCTAAGCCTTCGTGAATGTGGGGTGGTGGAAATGTTACGCCAAACCCTCTTGTTAATATTTGGGTCGGGAAGCCATAACTCTTTGTGTCTGGTGCAGCCTGGAAGCTGCTAACTGGGTAACACAATTTGAGATTTGatgtttatattatttaaataaagaAATCTCCCAGATTATGTCCcactgtattatatacacacatagtgcTGCTATTATTATGTATTTACAATTATATATTGCAAAATGTTATTTTAGACAGATCAGTACATCTGCTATGGATGTGGATTGTCATTGCTATGTAGCATAGTGAGTACTTTCTCCTGTCTTAATAAATGTCAATTAAAGGACCATTTTACCTAAAGTATAAATTGGGTTTGTTTAAAATATCAGGGTTGTTCCTCTCATGAGGTGAAGTCAGAATTTTGTCTTatccagcacaactgtacaagcagCAGAATTATGCCACAGCCTAGGCCTGCTCTGCTCAGCCTTCCTGACTGTCCACTGGTCAGCATGCTTACTGCAGGAGTGCAGAGTGCCACCAACCAGCGAGCCCACTCCCGCAATCAATGATCTCCCTGCCGCACTCAGAGCACTCCCTCCTGCAATGATCTCCCTCCCGCTATCAATGATCTCCCTCCTGCACTCAGGGCACTCCCGTCCCTCCCGCAATCAATGATCTCCCTCCCGCAATCAATGATCTCCCTCCTGCACTCAGGGCACTCCCGTCCCTCCCGCAATCAATGATCTCCCTCCTGCACTCAGGGCACTCCCGTCCCTCCTACAATCAATGATCTACCTCCCACAATCAATGATCTCCCTCCCACAATCAATGATCTCCCTCCTGCACTCACTCCCGTAATCAATGATCTCCCTCCCACAATCAGTACTTTTGCTCCTGTAGTCTCTGgggctgattcagtaaggatcactATTGTGATCACCAGTGCATCCCATCTGTGCTCTCCCTTACGCAGTCAGGGCCTTATTCAAAGTTGATCACTATGACCGTGCAAATAGACACTTTCTGGATGTCTGCGGCAGGCAGTGTTAGGGGGAAGTGCACCAggaaacgcaggagtgtcatggACGTTTCTGGGGCTGGCCGATGGCTTCCCTTGCATTTCCTGATATCGGAAACACAGccatgctgcataggcaggggtcaatctctatttgaggtttttgcaatgcaattgaattgcaatcgcatcgcgAGTGGTGCCATACATGCTGGCCGTCCCCCACCACGCGATTTTAGTGGTCCCAGATTTTACTAAAATAGCAAActctgcgactgagtctgaataacCCCATCAGTGCACTGCCTCCTGCAATCATTGCTTTCAGTCCTACAATCAGTGCTGCTCTCCCTCCAGCAATTAGTGCATTGCCTCAAGTAATCAGTTCTCTCGCTCCCGCAATCAGTGCTATTCCTCCCACCATCAAAGCTTTCCCTACCGCAGTCTCAGTGCTCTCCCGTCCGCAGTCAGTCTTCTCGTTACAGTAATTAGGACAGCCTCCTGCTTTGAGTCCTACAATCAGTGCTCTCCCTCTTACAATTAGTATGCTCCCAGCTGCAATCAGTTCAACAAATACTATTTATTTACTGTAGAAGTACTGTACATAATACTCCTGAGGGGTCAGTTGTGGTATCTTGCCCATATCACAGTACACAAAATGCTGTACCAGAGCTAAGACGCGGGAAACGCTAATACTAGCGACAGTTCAGTCAGCATtctttagatcagtggttctcaaactcggtcctcaggatcccacacggttcacgttttccatgtcacccggcagctgcactgtgtatcaccaactgtcacatttgaaaaatctacaggtgacctgcaaaacatgaaccgtgtggggtcctgaggacggagtttgagaacctgtgctttagatcAATCGGAATATTTAATGTAGGGAAGTAATGGGAGACTCCATGCTAAGAGAATGACATGTATTATTTCCTTTCATTATGGAATGACATTTCATTAATAGGTCTTCGGATACCATAATCGACATATTAACATATTTAATGTACAGTATAACCTAACCTGCTACATTTGGAGTGTGCGGAATTGGTGGTACCCAACAATTTCTAAGCAACATGGATACTTATGACCACAGGGTCCTAAATAAGGCAattgggggaaatgtactaagccctttgaaagagataaagtaccagccagtcagctcctaactgccatgttacaggagatggttggttggtacgttacctctttccactttatcgctctccagagcttagtacattattatttattatcatttattatatggcgccacaagggttccacagcacctaacaaagtacataaacaaatgagcaaaacatagACCCCTGCACAGTCtatgttagaagctgattggttagtactttatctctctccattttatctctctccagggcttagtacatctccccaagtATCATTTACTAGGAGAAATAATTTAAATATGCTTGGGCTAGGCTAAAAAAAGGGtcacactagatgggccaagtggttcttggccctcattccgagttgttcgctcggtaattttcttcgcatcgcagcgattttccgctatttgcgcatgccaaatgttcgcactgcgactgcgccaagtaaatttactgtgcagttaggtattttactcacggcattacgaggttttttcttcgttctggtgatcgtaatgtgattgacaggaagtgggtgtttctgggcggaaactggccgttttatgggtgtgtgtgaaaaaacgctgccgtttctgggaaaaacgcgggagtgtctgaagaaacgggggagtgtctgggcgaacgctgggtgtgtttgtgacgtcaaaccaggaacgaaactgactgaactgatcgcagttgcagagtaagtatggagctactcagaaactgctaagaagtgtctattcgcaattctgctaatctttcgttcgcaattttactatgctaagattcactcccagttggcggcggcttagcgtgtgcaaagctgctaaaagcagcttgcgagcgaacaactcggaatgaccacccttatccgCAGTGAAATCCTATGTTTCTATGAAGTAGGTGGTTACACTGCCAAATGTTGTTCTCTTGAAAGCTCATGCGCTTGAGAATCCTTGCTGCTGCAGTAACACCCAATGTATACGGACAACAATCTGAGTCCTTTAGGTCTGTTTTTCCATAAGATTACCTGTCTTAGGGCCCATTTATCACCATCTGCCTCTaaggatgcggatgtgaggtgataaagtCGGGCAAATTCGCAATGCgattaatgatgacatcacatggatATATCAATAATCATATGCAGgagtaagctctgtccctgcaatgcctctccacagcactatCTGGGTAATTTTTGTGAAAGATAACCAGAGTGTGTGCTGCGCATGAGCCACCACCCGGCTACTTCCCCACTACCATTGCCGCCAGCACCCCCTCCCCATCACGACGGCACCCTTTTGCACattatttttagtaaaaaaaaaggttaatacatacagtatgccccttATTATTGGTAATTTGATGCAGACCTTGGTCCCCATGGGGCCATAGGAATGATACCGGAATAGGGCCATATTTACTAATTATCGTGTTTTAGACCTGGTAATTCTAATTTCTTATCGCTTTTCACAGAAATAAGAAATTATACATTGCCGGAATGAACTACAGTATTCGTCACATGCAGGTATAGGAAGATTTGCATTCCGGAGGTTGCCCTATAGGAACATgagagttgctgctgctgctgttggaaaCGGAGGGACTGCGGCATATGTGCAGATATCTGCTGCGTTTTCTGCTACATACATTCGTAGGATCCTAAATATTTGCAGGTAACTGGTGTTATGGGGGCTATGAAGCAGGTATTCAATGATAAACAGCCCCCTTAGTGCCTCTCCACTCTTCATTTGaaattaaagaaaaaaacacataaaaatgggTTCGAGTAATCTGACCTGATGGAAAACAGAACAGACCGGGAGTGTATGTAATAGGatccgagttggctggaggtgcgggatgccggccgacctCGGAGattattttaaagcggcaatcatttaaaagacaaaaccatgcctggtaaatgattgccgctttaaaaaattgTCCGAGATCAGCCATCAATCCGCAACTCCAGCAAacacggaccctattacatatgaccCCTGGTGTTTGCACTAGATGTAGTTATGTTACTGGTGGTCGGGATACTgccggtcagtataccgacgccggcattCCGACCACCACACAGCTGGACAGTCggtatgctgactaacagggactattcccactcgtaggtgtccaccacatccatagagtgggaatacaacctgtggcgagtgcagcgagcccacaagggggttCTTTCCCGCAATCCCAAACCCTTTGCGCAGCAGGGGTTAAGCAACAAATATTGTCGTACCGCTTGTTGCATTGTGGGAAAGCTGTAGGAAGAGTATACATGTATGGAAAGAAATGCTGCCACATTTTTTCTTTTCATTATTATAACTAGGTCCAGAAACAACAAGAAATTCAATAAAAATAATGTCAGAAATTAAGTGTCTGAAGAACTATCCAGAGTATGGAAGCTACGACAGTATAAATCTTGTATCACATTGTAATGCTCGGTGAGTACCTTTTACTTCagtaaggggtttattcatgaagctgtcaaaagagtggaggagtgagccagtggagaagttgtccatggcaaccaatcagtgttgaggtaacaagtataaagtacattatataaaattatatgtagcagctgattggctgccatgggcaatttcttcactggctcacttctccacacttttcactgcttcatgaatagacccctacgtAGTGTAACCCTATGATGCTACAAaacccttgtggcaccttataaataaaagataataatagtcGGAAACCACAATATAGGCAAATAAAAGAAGAAATGTACAATGATGCCAATATGTCCCCTGTAGTATTACTGAGTAGGGGTATGGAAGCATAGAGCACTGTATGGGCCTTAAACACATGTTCAAACTGTTTTCTTTTCCAATTCT
Encoded proteins:
- the LZTS1 gene encoding leucine zipper putative tumor suppressor 1 isoform X2, translating into MGSVGSLLSGHGFSSKHGRGSQHRSRKAPHLKKLSRCSDGILRFGFSQESGHNMGGGSKMGRSEDFFYIKVSQKSHVGPRQEYHGGVTNTEPESQPVQEYTVPPNKTCNQPSMIHFPKRLELEMNALRPSPLKPGMRRNSAVTCYPAAESGPQLSLYYRPDRAREAESRAGHCMGGMSESGRNSMSSLPTHPSKLGTACQLDALLMPTGRFGGSAHNITQSSRSNMLSLRAMSLSDGGNANKIISVPTKSGLRSPPSCEDLARAEPGESADEGHRGGISRSRQSSQRGQRGQHMLQIQVAQERESMESKVCQKSGEIASLRQQLRETQEESSLRASEILSLKAQLRETKGRAEAQEQRAREAEERLRVAESERGDREDTVLSEAELETLRTELEAERQNNEQMTDVFQRERKTWRDEKEKVIRYQRQLQQNYLHMCQRCQALEQRLRALSGEDLDDGPIMTLPDMELSFQDILATEI
- the LZTS1 gene encoding leucine zipper putative tumor suppressor 1 isoform X1, with the translated sequence MGSVGSLLSGHGFSSKHGRGSQHRSRKAPHLKKLSRCSDGILRFGFSQESGHNMGGGSKMGRSEDFFYIKVSQKSHVGPRQEYHGGVTNTEPESQPVQEYTVPPNKTCNQPSMIHFPKRLELEMNALRPSPLKPGMRRNSAVTCYPAAESGPQLSLYYRPDRAREAESRAGHCMGGMSESGRNSMSSLPTHPSKLGTACQLDALLMPTGRFGGSAHNITQSSRSNMLSLRAMSLSDGGNANKIISVPTKSGLRSPPSCEDLARAEPGESADEGHRGGISRSRQSSQRGQRGQHMLQIQVAQERESMESKVRGYEKEKKIAISPSLEETQWEVCQKSGEIASLRQQLRETQEESSLRASEILSLKAQLRETKGRAEAQEQRAREAEERLRVAESERGDREDTVLSEAELETLRTELEAERQNNEQMTDVFQRERKTWRDEKEKVIRYQRQLQQNYLHMCQRCQALEQRLRALSGEDLDDGPIMTLPDMELSFQDILATEI